The following proteins come from a genomic window of Gordonia westfalica:
- a CDS encoding recombinase RecT, with the protein MSSTEIATKQGAIATQPTSDLAIAPGQSEFSEAQVAALAQLGVQDASPGDLQVFFHQAKSTGLDPFKKQIYMIGRKTKTGGYRGEPERWETKWTIQVGIDGYRLGGRRVVNALGIKLDQDGPYWHNGTDWVDVWLDTKNPPQAAKFVIIRDGERHVGIANYSEYVQTNSNGQPNSMWKKMPANQLAKCAEAAAWRHAFPDTFSGVVFEDAAHHTVIDSEVVDEAPKKEGGRGAAGLAAALGVTDEQPSESSPEPEPSQVVDAEVETADEPTKEQFKRLNDLFVAAGLTKDDKNGRRIVAAQLVPDRDPDAPLTAANVDHIADMLQQLRDQGDQVLIDTVESLITEHDTEGPAK; encoded by the coding sequence ATGAGCAGCACCGAAATCGCCACCAAGCAGGGCGCGATCGCCACACAGCCCACCTCCGACCTCGCCATCGCCCCCGGCCAATCCGAGTTCAGCGAAGCGCAGGTCGCCGCGCTCGCCCAGCTCGGCGTCCAGGACGCATCGCCGGGGGACCTGCAGGTGTTCTTCCACCAGGCCAAGAGCACCGGCCTCGACCCGTTCAAGAAGCAGATCTACATGATCGGCCGGAAGACGAAGACCGGCGGCTACCGCGGGGAACCCGAACGGTGGGAGACGAAGTGGACCATCCAGGTCGGCATCGACGGATACCGGCTCGGCGGCCGCCGCGTCGTCAACGCCCTCGGAATCAAGCTCGACCAGGACGGCCCGTACTGGCACAACGGCACCGACTGGGTCGACGTGTGGCTCGACACGAAGAACCCGCCGCAGGCCGCGAAGTTCGTCATCATCCGCGACGGTGAGCGGCACGTCGGGATCGCGAACTACTCCGAGTACGTCCAGACCAACAGCAACGGTCAGCCGAACTCGATGTGGAAGAAGATGCCGGCCAACCAGCTCGCCAAGTGCGCCGAGGCCGCCGCCTGGCGCCACGCCTTCCCCGACACGTTCTCCGGGGTGGTGTTCGAGGACGCCGCCCACCACACGGTGATCGACTCCGAGGTCGTCGACGAGGCACCGAAGAAGGAAGGCGGCCGCGGCGCCGCCGGACTCGCCGCAGCGCTCGGCGTCACCGACGAGCAGCCCTCCGAATCGAGCCCAGAACCGGAACCGTCGCAGGTCGTGGACGCGGAAGTCGAGACGGCGGACGAGCCGACGAAGGAGCAGTTCAAGCGGCTCAACGACCTGTTCGTCGCCGCCGGACTGACGAAGGACGACAAGAACGGCCGCCGCATCGTCGCCGCCCAGCTCGTCCCGGACCGCGACCCGGACGCACCGCTGACCGCAGCGAACGTCGACCACATCGCCGACATGCTGCAGCAGCTTCGCGATCAGGGAGACCAGGTGCTCATCGACACCGTCGAGAGCCTCATCACCGAGCACGACACGGAAGGACCTGCCAAATGA
- a CDS encoding YqaJ viral recombinase family protein: MTVLEVKNPPAPGSDEWRKVVSPSKIPALLGVSRFRSQYTVWHEMAGLVAPEPIAEARQDDFDYGHACELAAREYWLYKNPGWRLSRGEVAYTNDALSFPNLATLDLRASRGRTRKVVEVKTARDKEEWGDDGSGEVPADYAAQVIAQQHITGWTSEPADIVVWFQFGKPKIYHVDYEPRLAAAMFARINAMWPSIVAQTPPPDLDDSVSTYETVKAMHPDIDGSTAVLDPVLARDFLTADADLKTITKRHRGLKTRVLDAMRNAQHAVAGSPEQKIARRQPGQRGSVSLYPITKTDPDSITTKESNAA, from the coding sequence GTGACCGTTCTCGAGGTGAAGAACCCGCCCGCCCCGGGCAGCGACGAGTGGCGGAAAGTGGTGTCGCCGTCGAAGATCCCCGCGCTGCTCGGAGTGTCGCGGTTCCGTTCGCAGTACACGGTGTGGCACGAGATGGCGGGCCTCGTCGCACCCGAACCGATCGCCGAGGCTCGCCAAGACGACTTCGACTACGGCCACGCGTGCGAGCTCGCCGCCCGCGAGTACTGGCTGTACAAGAACCCCGGGTGGCGGCTGTCCCGCGGCGAAGTCGCCTACACCAACGACGCCCTGTCGTTCCCGAACCTCGCGACCCTCGACCTCCGCGCATCGCGCGGCCGCACCCGCAAGGTCGTCGAGGTGAAAACCGCACGCGATAAGGAAGAGTGGGGCGACGACGGCTCCGGAGAGGTACCGGCCGACTACGCCGCCCAGGTGATCGCCCAACAGCACATCACCGGCTGGACGTCCGAGCCCGCCGACATCGTCGTGTGGTTCCAGTTCGGCAAACCGAAGATCTACCACGTCGACTACGAACCCCGGCTCGCTGCAGCGATGTTCGCGCGCATCAACGCCATGTGGCCGTCGATCGTCGCGCAGACCCCGCCGCCGGACCTGGACGACTCGGTGTCGACGTACGAGACGGTCAAGGCGATGCACCCGGACATCGACGGGTCGACCGCCGTGCTCGATCCGGTCCTCGCGCGTGACTTCCTCACCGCCGACGCCGATCTCAAGACGATCACCAAGCGGCACCGCGGACTCAAGACCCGCGTCCTCGACGCCATGCGCAACGCCCAGCACGCCGTCGCCGGCAGCCCCGAGCAGAAGATCGCCCGCCGCCAACCCGGGCAGCGCGGCTCCGTCTCGCTCTACCCCATCACCAAGACAGACCCCGACAGCATCACCACGAAGGAGAGCAACGCAGCATGA
- a CDS encoding MerR family transcriptional regulator: MQTKHAADDRLSVGEAAGLIGISVDTLKRWERAGRISSTRTPTGHRRFRRSDVEALLTDRAESA, translated from the coding sequence ATGCAAACAAAGCATGCTGCGGATGACAGGCTCAGCGTAGGTGAAGCCGCCGGCCTCATCGGAATCTCTGTCGACACGCTAAAACGCTGGGAACGAGCCGGTCGGATCTCTTCGACCCGCACTCCCACCGGGCACCGCCGCTTCCGTCGCTCCGACGTCGAGGCACTCCTCACCGATCGGGCGGAATCGGCATGA
- a CDS encoding DUF4326 domain-containing protein — translation MPQRIQRRRTKGWKMPQGAVYVGRPTKWGNPFPVGGAVPDITNIYGPVSGLSDITAEQSVEAYRRYAPVVFVPVKPSARPHHGIYTHGIESLPAHANRVLRGRDLVCWCPLDAPCHADVLLEIANGGGPR, via the coding sequence ATGCCACAACGTATCCAGCGCCGTCGCACGAAGGGTTGGAAGATGCCCCAGGGTGCGGTCTACGTCGGGCGGCCGACGAAGTGGGGCAACCCGTTTCCGGTCGGCGGCGCGGTGCCCGACATCACAAACATCTACGGCCCCGTCTCAGGGCTGAGTGACATCACTGCCGAGCAGTCTGTCGAGGCGTACCGCCGGTATGCGCCGGTCGTCTTCGTTCCGGTCAAACCCTCCGCTCGACCGCATCACGGCATCTACACCCACGGCATTGAGTCGTTGCCCGCGCACGCGAATCGCGTCCTCCGTGGCCGTGACCTCGTGTGCTGGTGCCCGCTCGATGCCCCGTGCCATGCCGATGTGCTCCTGGAGATCGCGAACGGCGGTGGACCCCGGTGA
- a CDS encoding ASCH domain-containing protein — MKALTVQQPWAWAIVQGGKLIENRTANWSYRGPLAIHAGLRWSDRGSQSDLVHGAWYEQHPPHGIVGGRLPEWQFEKGAIIGIVDLVDVHPDGGCCRPWGVSAYAEAGGRTRRAVTHLVLENPRPLAEPLICAGALGLWTPPADIIRRLDALAEQHAEYGTREVAR; from the coding sequence ATGAAGGCCCTCACAGTCCAGCAGCCCTGGGCGTGGGCGATCGTCCAGGGCGGGAAGCTCATCGAGAATCGCACGGCGAACTGGTCCTACCGGGGCCCGCTGGCGATCCACGCGGGTCTGCGGTGGTCCGACCGCGGCTCGCAGTCCGATCTGGTGCACGGCGCTTGGTACGAGCAGCACCCACCGCACGGGATCGTCGGTGGCCGGCTGCCCGAGTGGCAGTTCGAGAAGGGCGCGATCATCGGGATCGTCGACCTCGTCGACGTCCATCCCGACGGCGGATGCTGCCGCCCCTGGGGCGTGAGCGCCTACGCCGAGGCCGGCGGCCGCACCCGCCGCGCCGTCACCCACCTCGTCCTCGAGAACCCCCGCCCACTCGCCGAACCCCTCATCTGCGCAGGCGCACTCGGACTGTGGACACCGCCCGCCGACATCATCCGCCGACTCGACGCCCTCGCTGAACAGCACGCCGAGTACGGAACCCGGGAGGTGGCCCGGTGA
- a CDS encoding RidA family protein — protein MSSVQINGPRDGHTRSATVAPGSLVFTAGAAPIDEQGVTVAPGNVCEQARQCMANLQTALAEAGASLDDVAKVTVFVAEHLQADLVVAWDAVTEAFGDHKPAGSLLGVSVLAYDDQLVEIEAVAAIPA, from the coding sequence ATGTCCTCAGTGCAGATCAACGGTCCCCGCGACGGTCACACCCGCAGTGCGACGGTGGCTCCCGGCAGTCTCGTCTTCACCGCAGGCGCCGCGCCGATCGACGAACAGGGCGTCACCGTCGCCCCGGGCAACGTCTGTGAGCAGGCCCGTCAGTGCATGGCGAACCTGCAGACGGCATTGGCCGAGGCCGGCGCGTCGCTGGACGACGTCGCGAAGGTCACGGTCTTCGTCGCCGAACATCTGCAGGCCGACCTCGTGGTCGCCTGGGATGCGGTGACCGAGGCCTTCGGCGACCACAAGCCGGCCGGCAGCCTGCTCGGTGTGTCGGTACTGGCCTACGACGACCAGTTGGTGGAGATCGAGGCGGTGGCCGCCATCCCGGCGTGA
- a CDS encoding DNA-methyltransferase, which yields MTPYYADDSATLYLGDALAIGRQLESGSVNCIVTSPPYFGLRDYGEPGQYGLEASPAEYVETMRALFAELRRVLTDDGTLWLNLGDSYSGSWGNQGRKDERGTQRPINGSMITPVHDGRYPSKGSNTGAIKPGAPPAKNLMGIPWRVAFALQDDGWILRNEVIWSKPNGMPESITDRLSKRHEHVFMFAKSTRYWFDLDPIREQYDGDRDLTRRARSGSVNKENSIAQAWGQRAEARPPGTSPQTNGGPTGERHTATHERGRNPGDVWSIPTQPFPGAHFAVMPLALAERCIQAGCKPGGTVLDPFSGSGTTGLAAARHGRRYVGIDLNSEYLDLSIRTRLAQPVLDFGGAT from the coding sequence ATGACGCCGTACTACGCCGACGATTCGGCGACGCTCTACCTCGGCGACGCGCTCGCCATCGGCCGGCAGCTCGAATCCGGATCGGTCAACTGCATCGTGACGAGCCCGCCCTACTTCGGCCTCCGCGATTACGGAGAGCCCGGACAATACGGGTTGGAGGCCTCGCCAGCCGAGTACGTCGAGACGATGCGCGCGCTGTTCGCCGAGCTGCGCCGCGTGCTCACCGACGACGGCACCCTGTGGCTCAACCTCGGCGACAGCTACTCGGGATCGTGGGGCAACCAGGGACGCAAGGACGAACGCGGCACTCAGCGGCCGATCAACGGCAGCATGATCACTCCGGTCCACGATGGCCGGTACCCATCGAAGGGCAGCAACACCGGCGCGATCAAGCCGGGCGCCCCGCCCGCGAAGAACCTCATGGGCATCCCGTGGCGCGTCGCGTTCGCGCTCCAGGATGACGGCTGGATCCTGCGCAACGAGGTGATCTGGTCGAAGCCAAACGGCATGCCCGAGAGCATCACCGACCGATTGTCGAAGCGTCACGAGCACGTGTTCATGTTCGCGAAGTCGACCCGCTACTGGTTCGATCTCGACCCCATTCGCGAGCAGTACGACGGCGATCGAGACCTGACCCGCCGCGCACGATCGGGCAGCGTGAACAAAGAGAACTCCATCGCCCAGGCGTGGGGGCAGCGGGCCGAGGCGCGACCCCCGGGCACCTCCCCTCAGACGAACGGCGGCCCGACCGGCGAGCGCCACACCGCCACCCACGAGCGGGGCCGCAATCCCGGCGACGTCTGGTCCATCCCCACGCAGCCGTTTCCCGGTGCGCACTTCGCCGTCATGCCCCTCGCCTTGGCCGAGCGGTGCATCCAGGCCGGGTGCAAACCCGGCGGCACCGTCCTCGACCCGTTCAGCGGTTCCGGCACAACCGGGCTCGCCGCCGCCCGGCACGGGCGCCGATACGTCGGCATCGACCTCAACAGCGAGTACCTCGACCTATCGATCCGGACCCGGCTGGCTCAGCCGGTCCTCGACTTCGGCGGTGCCACATGA
- a CDS encoding HNH endonuclease — MTYVEYLEREAAACPWLPHAHTPGVCDRCGTKLTGRRTRWCSDACMYEWRGEHDWTAAREKAKRRDGRQCVKCGSTRALEVNHIVPRVGRGYGFGCHNHQSNLETLCHDCHLVVTKQQALARRAAQLSPELLTDGADE; from the coding sequence GTGACGTACGTCGAGTATCTCGAGCGCGAGGCGGCAGCGTGCCCGTGGCTCCCACACGCGCATACTCCCGGGGTCTGTGACCGCTGCGGAACCAAGCTGACCGGCCGTCGCACCCGCTGGTGCAGCGACGCCTGCATGTACGAGTGGCGCGGCGAGCACGACTGGACCGCCGCCCGGGAGAAGGCGAAACGGCGCGACGGCCGCCAGTGCGTGAAGTGCGGCAGCACCCGCGCGCTCGAGGTGAACCACATCGTCCCGCGCGTCGGCCGCGGCTATGGCTTCGGCTGCCACAACCACCAGTCCAACCTCGAAACCCTCTGCCACGACTGCCACCTCGTGGTGACGAAGCAACAGGCGCTCGCTCGCCGCGCGGCCCAGCTGAGTCCCGAACTCCTCACGGATGGAGCCGACGAATGA
- a CDS encoding HNH endonuclease yields the protein MAHRPKISMRVRLSVYERDGYRCQYCGLQFEPCPSPKNAPWTADDPYIMLELDHVIPRAIGGSDDIDNLRAACSPCNRRKATYVRDEQWAERIQKATAVLQGTVPSRECAEKAISELVGRKFTFAEIDMEVKLSA from the coding sequence GTGGCGCATAGACCCAAGATCTCGATGCGGGTACGTCTCTCGGTCTACGAGCGCGACGGCTACCGCTGCCAGTACTGCGGGCTGCAGTTCGAACCGTGCCCGTCCCCGAAGAACGCCCCTTGGACCGCTGACGACCCGTACATCATGCTCGAGCTCGACCACGTCATCCCGCGCGCGATCGGCGGCTCCGACGACATAGACAACCTGCGCGCCGCATGCAGTCCGTGCAACCGCCGCAAGGCGACCTACGTGCGGGACGAGCAGTGGGCTGAGCGCATCCAGAAAGCCACCGCGGTGCTGCAGGGAACCGTCCCCTCCCGCGAGTGCGCAGAGAAAGCCATCAGCGAGCTCGTAGGCCGCAAATTCACCTTCGCAGAGATCGACATGGAGGTGAAACTCAGTGCCTGA
- a CDS encoding threonine/serine ThrE exporter family protein, producing the protein MREFLGRALRRLTGTRQATIDTIEPGSIMVSPRKPIEPFDVAAITEVLDLATKIGAVLLDSGTGAIDTQTQIKFVAGVYGLEDVDVDVTYNTIVVSARRGATLPPITTMEQVYYRSMDFTRLAQVDRLVRRIRDSGITPSTAHRMVDEIITAPHPYPHWVATLAWGAMASGISVLLGGQYLVAALAFLSTVAIVLVNRNLNRIGTPVFFQQLVGGFIAVVPAALVFGAAERLGVQIAPSQVIAAGIVVLLSGLSLVGSVQDAITGAPITGVARFFELLLMTGGIIAGVGVAIRLLEAVGIFLPTITTTTSFEAVELPIRVAAGAFAACAYALASYAETRALGVAFLGGLIGTAVAASATFTSIGDVIANGMAAAFVGLVGGLLARRALTPPLVVAVAGITPLLPGLAVYRGLYGILSEQTLSGFTWIANALAIGCALAAGVTLGEFVARQLRRPQLPPRPDWSLRRRLLAQREAREGRAIRQNRRWPPPPRRF; encoded by the coding sequence GTGCGCGAGTTCCTCGGCCGCGCGCTTCGTCGACTCACCGGTACCCGGCAGGCGACGATCGACACGATCGAGCCCGGCAGCATCATGGTGTCGCCGCGCAAACCGATCGAACCCTTCGACGTCGCGGCGATCACCGAGGTCCTCGACCTCGCCACCAAGATCGGCGCCGTCCTGCTGGACTCGGGTACCGGCGCGATCGACACCCAGACCCAGATCAAGTTCGTCGCAGGCGTTTACGGTCTCGAGGACGTCGACGTCGACGTCACGTACAACACGATCGTCGTCAGCGCCCGACGCGGCGCCACGCTCCCGCCGATCACCACCATGGAGCAGGTCTACTACCGCTCGATGGACTTCACCCGGCTCGCCCAGGTGGACCGGCTCGTCCGACGCATCCGTGACTCCGGCATCACACCCTCGACCGCGCACCGGATGGTCGACGAGATCATCACCGCCCCGCACCCGTATCCGCACTGGGTCGCGACGCTCGCGTGGGGCGCGATGGCGTCGGGGATCTCCGTGCTGCTCGGTGGTCAGTACCTGGTCGCCGCGCTGGCCTTCCTCTCCACGGTCGCGATCGTCCTGGTCAACCGGAACCTCAACCGCATCGGCACGCCCGTCTTCTTCCAGCAGCTGGTCGGCGGGTTCATCGCGGTGGTCCCGGCCGCCCTGGTCTTCGGCGCGGCCGAGCGGCTCGGGGTGCAGATAGCGCCGTCGCAGGTCATCGCCGCCGGCATCGTCGTGCTGCTCTCGGGATTGTCGCTCGTCGGTTCGGTGCAGGACGCCATCACCGGCGCCCCGATCACCGGCGTCGCCCGGTTCTTCGAACTCCTGCTCATGACCGGCGGCATCATCGCCGGCGTCGGCGTGGCCATCCGCCTGCTCGAGGCGGTCGGCATCTTCCTCCCGACGATCACCACGACGACGAGCTTCGAAGCGGTCGAACTGCCGATCCGGGTGGCCGCGGGCGCGTTCGCCGCCTGCGCCTACGCCCTGGCCAGCTACGCCGAGACCCGCGCGCTCGGGGTCGCGTTCCTCGGCGGTCTCATCGGCACCGCGGTCGCGGCGTCGGCGACCTTCACCTCGATCGGTGACGTGATCGCCAACGGTATGGCCGCCGCGTTCGTCGGCCTCGTCGGTGGTCTCCTCGCCCGTCGCGCGCTGACGCCGCCGCTGGTCGTCGCGGTCGCCGGCATCACCCCGCTCCTGCCCGGTCTGGCGGTCTATCGCGGCCTGTACGGCATCCTCAGCGAACAGACACTGAGCGGTTTCACCTGGATCGCCAACGCCCTGGCCATCGGCTGCGCACTCGCCGCCGGCGTCACCCTCGGTGAGTTCGTCGCCCGGCAGCTGCGCCGGCCCCAGCTCCCGCCGCGGCCCGACTGGAGCCTGCGACGCCGCCTCCTCGCACAACGCGAGGCCCGCGAGGGACGCGCGATCCGCCAGAACCGGCGGTGGCCTCCGCCACCGCGGCGGTTCTGA